GGGTAGGGTAGTAACCTTCATCTACACGGCATTTTATGCGGATAAGCTCGTTTTTATCTTCAGCCGCACCTTGGTAAAATCCATTGTCTGCAGTAACCGTTTTGAATTGTCCGCGTTCACGAATAAACGACAAACTAACGGCTATGGTGTCGTCTAATGAACTCAAGGTTTCAAGCCATTGGCCAATTTCTTGTTGGCGAACCTCGGAAGGTTGTTGAAGCCAAAAGTGAAGGTTGGGTAGGTCAAAGCTACAAGAACCACCTGGAATAGCGAAGCGCTGCCTAATCGCACTAAGCAGCTTATCTTCTTTAAGCGCGCTGCCAAAGCGACGGTCGGTTTTAAGCTTTTGCTTAAGGTTCACTATGGTTTTAAGTGCCTGATCTAGCGCGGCACTATCTATCTTAGGGTGCTGTGACCAATAAACGAGATTTTTTTCGTGGGCATCTAAATCTTTGCTCATGTCTGAGCGTAAATCCAGTCGCTCAATCAAATCGAGTAACTCAAATAACTGCTCAAAGAAAACCATTTGCAGTGGCACACTGTCAGATTTCGCGGTGCTTTTTAACTGCCCAAGAAGCTGCTCTACGCGCAGATAGTTACGCACTTTTTCCTTTAGGGGGAATTCGAATACAGCTTCGCTCATGGATATCCTTAAAACACATAGACTTAACCCTAAAGCCTAATGCATGAACTGCCCTAAGCCAAGCCTACTTTCATAATCAATTAAGTATTTGACGAGTTTTAAGGAAAAAAGTTGCAGTAAAACCGAATTTACGAAGAATTTTCGTTATTTGCACTGTATTTACGGGAGTATTCGTTATGTAGCGCGATTACTTGCTTGTTGAGAAACTCAATAGTTTTACTATTATCGATGACATCATCAGCCGCGGATAATCGTTCTTTTCTGGTCGCTTGCGATGCCATAATACTTTCAATTAGTTGCTTGGTACTGCCATCGCGTTGCATGGCTCGTTCAAGCTGCATGGATTCGGGGCAATCTACTACAATGACCCGATCGCATAATTCACTAAGGTTGCCCTCAACCAGTAAAGGAACCGATAAAATACAATAATGGCTAGTCGAGTCAGCTATTTGTTGCAGCATAGTTTTGCGAATAAGCGGATGTAACAATTGATTGAGCCATTGCTTTTCTTCGCTATTATTAAAAACACACTCTCGTAACGCTGCCCTATTTAGGGTGCCATCTTCTAACAAAATAGCGTGGCCAAAATGCTCGGTTATTTTAGTTAACCCTTCACTGCCAAGCGTAACAACCTCTCTAGCCACTTCATCGGCGTCAATAATATCAATACCTAACGCTGCGAATTTATTCGTAGCGGCAGACTTTCCACTACCAATTCCGCCGGTAAGGCCAATCACGACTTTATCGCTTTTATTCGAAGGCCTCTTTGGTTCTGCTTGTGCTGTTTTCGTTGCTACCATTACTGCAGTGCCCATTTTAAATAGTGGGTAATAATCGAGTCTTTATAAAATAAGGTTATCCAACCAGCAACGGCCAAATAGGGCCCGAAGGGGATAGCCAGTGATTTTCCTTTGTTTTGGAACATCATAATGGCAATGCCGGCGATTGCACCGACTATTGAAGACAATAAAATAATGATGGGTAAACCTTGCCAGCCAGTAAAGGCACCAAGAGCTGCTAATATTTTAAAGTCGCCATATCCCATGCCTTCCTTTCCGGTGACTATTTTAAACAACCAGAATACAGACCATAAACTCAAATATCCGGCGGCGGCACCAATAATGGCGTCAACTGGCCCAACAAAAATGGATTGGGTGCTAAGTATTAAACCAAGCCAAAGTAAGGGTAGAGTAAGTTGGTCTGGAAGCAGCATTTTATCTAAATCGATAAAAATTAAGGCGATAAGAATATAAGTAAATATCACCGCCCATATTGCTTGAGGTGTAGGGCCAAAATAGTAGGCGGCGAACGTACAAGTTAGCGCTGTAAATAACTCTACTAATGGATAGCGAATAGAAATAGGAGTTTTACAGTTGGCGCATTTTCCGCGCAGGAAAAGATAGCTAATAATAGGAATATTTTCCCAAGCCCGAATTTTATGACCGCAACTAGGGCAGGTGCTGTCTGGCTTGGCTAAATTAAACGTTTCAGGAAGAGTTTGCTCACCAGCAGCTTGAATATCTTCATTTTCGCTATTTGTTTCACTAAAGTAACTGGCGTATTCCTGCTTCCAACTGTTTTCCATCATAATGGGCAAGCGATGAATAACTACATTTAAGAAGCTTCCTACCATTAAGCTAACCACGAAAACAAAGAGGTAGAATAACCACGGGTATAATTGGCTGGTAAGCAATATCGCTTCCATAAAATAGCGTTCTCTTTTTTATTTTAGTTAATAATGCAAAAAAGGCCTGCGCTGGGCAAGCCTAATCATGTGTAGTGTACAAACACAGCAGGTACCGTATGGCGAAAAGGTTATACCACATTACCCATTTCAAATATGGGAAGGTACATCGCGACGATAAGGCCGCCAATCACTACGCCTAGCACAGCCATAATCATTGGCTCTAATAAGCTGGTTAAGCCATCGACCATATCATCCACTTCGGCTTCATAGATGGTAGCAATTTTGCTTAACATAGAGTCAACTGAGCCAGACTCTTCACCGATGGCCACCATCTGCGTCACCATATCAGGAAATACATTGGTAGCGCGCATTGATGTATGCATTGGCATGCCGCCTGCCACTTCTTTTCGCATAAACATGATGGCGTCTCTAAAGACCGCATTACCCGACGCGCCAGCAGCCGATTCAAGTGCGCCAATTAAAGGTACACCGGCAGCAAAGGTGGTTGCGAGAGTGCGAGTAAACCGTGCGATACTGGCTTTTTTGAGTATTTCCCCAATAACGGGAATTTTAAGAACCGCTCTATCAACTCTATCGCGAAAGCTTTGGCTTTTCTTATGAGCGCGCATAAACATGTAGCCAGCTATACCAATTCCGATGCCTATAAATATCCCGTAACTTTGCACAAAATTCGAGATGGCGAGTACAAAGAGTGTAAAGGCAGGAAGCTCAGCCCCGAAACTACTAAAAATTTCTTCAAATTGAGGTACCACAAACACCAACAATATGGTGGTTACAATAAGCGCGACTACCACCACAGCTACAGGGTAAAACATCGCTTTTTTAATTTTTGATTTAAGTGCTTCCGCTTTTTCTTTATAGGTGGCTATTCGGTCGTAAATGGTTTCAAGCGCACCTGATTGTTCTCCGGTGTAAACCAAGTCGCAATATAAATCGTCAAAATATTCAGGATGTTTACGCAGTGAGCTTGATAACGGGTTACCCGAGCGAACTTCATTAGTGATATCGCCGAGCAATTTACGCATTGATGCTTTTGCATGACCTTGAGATATCATGTCTAAAGATTGGATAAGGGTAACACCAGCAGCCAGCATAGTGGCAATTTGGCGTGAAAATACTGAAATGTCTGCAGCGGTAATTTTTTGGCCGCCACGACTAAATAGGGATTTCTGCTGTTTTTTTACTTTTCTAACTGAGACGCCTTGTTTACGAAGTTGCATTTTGGCTTCTTTAAGGTTGGCAGCCGATATCTCACCTTTGCGGCTGTTACCTCGCCCATCTTTACCTTGCCATTCGTAAACTATTGCAGCCTTCACAGATACCCTTCCTCATATAAAAAAGGGAAGTGCACCTGCACTTCCCTTAGATGAAACGATCGCTCGTTAGCACACTCCAGCAGCTACACAAGTACCTGTTTTTGCCCATGTGATTGGCGCAACAATTCCGCTAGGGGTAAGAATGTAGGTATAGCTATCAACTTCAGTTGTGCCCTTAGCTGTAATAACACCATTTTCAATCTTAACTTCTAAAACGCGGCCTGTTGAAGTCGTGATATTTGGTGGAAGGCCGTTAGTTCCAGCATCTGCGTCACCAATAGCGGAAAATTCACCCGTTTGAGCAGAAACTTCAAAAGCCGTTTTAAATGCAGTGGTAGCCATTACTACTTCTGTGAACTTAGACTTTTTAGTATAAGTTTGATAAGCAGGTAAAGCGATTGCCGCCAAAATACCGATAATGGCAACAACGATCATTAATTCGATTAGGGTGAAACCCTTTTGGTTTTTAGTTTTCATGTTCATCATGGTTTTCTCCGGGACGTGTATAGCACGTTAAGTTTAAATGTAATTCAAATTGACGTTTATACCCGAGTCGTCCTTAAACGCCCCTGGTACTTGAATCTAAGTATATAAATTAATTGGTCAGTGACAAGTATGCAGAAAAATACCTATGTCTGACTTTTCAAGTATGACATGTTCAATTAGTGCTTTGCAGCCCTATGTTGTTGAACTTTGGTATCAATTTACAACTTTTGTACGTATAGATAACTATACTAGCTAGAACGAAACCGATGAAACGTGCTTATAAAGTAGTAAAGTAGCTTTATACCTAAGCACGTCATGTGAACTGTTACATATGAGATTAACGTACGCTATTCGCAACCTTTTTTACGCTAAGTTAACCCTTAGCGACAAATCAATTGCCTTCACATTCTTAGTTAATGCACCAGATGAAATATAGTCTACACCTAGTGTTGCTAGCGACGATAACCGTTCATCGGTAATGTTACCTGACACTTCCAGTTTACATTGCCCTTGGGTTAGCGCTACTGCCTTTTGGATCTGTTCGTTGGTAAAGTTATCCAACATAACGATGTCAGCCCCTGCAAGAAGTGCTTGTTGTAATTCTTCTAAGCTTTCTACTTCTACTTCAACAGGCTTCCCAGGTTTCATTTCTTTAGCACGGCTTATTGCTTTCTCTATAGAGCCGCAGGAAAAAATGTGGTTTTCTTTAATTAAGAACGCATCAAACAAACCAATACGATGATTTTGTCCGCCGCCACAATGCACAGCGTACTTCTGTGCCATACGAAGGCCTGGTAGGGTTTTGCGTGTATCAAGAATTTTGGTGTTGCTTCCGGCAAGCAACTTCGCGTAGCTGGCTGTGACGGTTGCCGTTGCTGAAAGGGTTTGCAGAAAATTAAGTGCTACCCGCTCGGCAGTAAGAATAGCGCGAGCCGAGCCTGTTAAAGTCAGTAGGGTAGTATCTGCTGCAACGGTATCGCCGTCTTTTACTTGCCATACTAATTCCAAGCGCTCATCAATTAACGCAAACGCTTGTTCAACCCAAGCTACGCCGCAAATAACGCATTGCTC
The nucleotide sequence above comes from Alteromonas naphthalenivorans. Encoded proteins:
- a CDS encoding prepilin peptidase; amino-acid sequence: MEAILLTSQLYPWLFYLFVFVVSLMVGSFLNVVIHRLPIMMENSWKQEYASYFSETNSENEDIQAAGEQTLPETFNLAKPDSTCPSCGHKIRAWENIPIISYLFLRGKCANCKTPISIRYPLVELFTALTCTFAAYYFGPTPQAIWAVIFTYILIALIFIDLDKMLLPDQLTLPLLWLGLILSTQSIFVGPVDAIIGAAAGYLSLWSVFWLFKIVTGKEGMGYGDFKILAALGAFTGWQGLPIIILLSSIVGAIAGIAIMMFQNKGKSLAIPFGPYLAVAGWITLFYKDSIITHYLKWALQ
- the zapD gene encoding cell division protein ZapD, with translation MSEAVFEFPLKEKVRNYLRVEQLLGQLKSTAKSDSVPLQMVFFEQLFELLDLIERLDLRSDMSKDLDAHEKNLVYWSQHPKIDSAALDQALKTIVNLKQKLKTDRRFGSALKEDKLLSAIRQRFAIPGGSCSFDLPNLHFWLQQPSEVRQQEIGQWLETLSSLDDTIAVSLSFIRERGQFKTVTADNGFYQGAAEDKNELIRIKCRVDEGYYPTLSGNKYRYALRFLWFSPAEGQNAAVESNIQFKLAAC
- the nadC gene encoding carboxylating nicotinate-nucleotide diphosphorylase translates to MISPDINAIREQVSLALIEDLGGELNAHNDITANLIDESENATATIITREQCVICGVAWVEQAFALIDERLELVWQVKDGDTVAADTTLLTLTGSARAILTAERVALNFLQTLSATATVTASYAKLLAGSNTKILDTRKTLPGLRMAQKYAVHCGGGQNHRIGLFDAFLIKENHIFSCGSIEKAISRAKEMKPGKPVEVEVESLEELQQALLAGADIVMLDNFTNEQIQKAVALTQGQCKLEVSGNITDERLSSLATLGVDYISSGALTKNVKAIDLSLRVNLA
- the coaE gene encoding dephospho-CoA kinase (Dephospho-CoA kinase (CoaE) performs the final step in coenzyme A biosynthesis.); amino-acid sequence: MVATKTAQAEPKRPSNKSDKVVIGLTGGIGSGKSAATNKFAALGIDIIDADEVAREVVTLGSEGLTKITEHFGHAILLEDGTLNRAALRECVFNNSEEKQWLNQLLHPLIRKTMLQQIADSTSHYCILSVPLLVEGNLSELCDRVIVVDCPESMQLERAMQRDGSTKQLIESIMASQATRKERLSAADDVIDNSKTIEFLNKQVIALHNEYSRKYSANNENSS
- a CDS encoding pilin; the protein is MMNMKTKNQKGFTLIELMIVVAIIGILAAIALPAYQTYTKKSKFTEVVMATTAFKTAFEVSAQTGEFSAIGDADAGTNGLPPNITTSTGRVLEVKIENGVITAKGTTEVDSYTYILTPSGIVAPITWAKTGTCVAAGVC
- a CDS encoding type II secretion system F family protein, which encodes MKAAIVYEWQGKDGRGNSRKGEISAANLKEAKMQLRKQGVSVRKVKKQQKSLFSRGGQKITAADISVFSRQIATMLAAGVTLIQSLDMISQGHAKASMRKLLGDITNEVRSGNPLSSSLRKHPEYFDDLYCDLVYTGEQSGALETIYDRIATYKEKAEALKSKIKKAMFYPVAVVVVALIVTTILLVFVVPQFEEIFSSFGAELPAFTLFVLAISNFVQSYGIFIGIGIGIAGYMFMRAHKKSQSFRDRVDRAVLKIPVIGEILKKASIARFTRTLATTFAAGVPLIGALESAAGASGNAVFRDAIMFMRKEVAGGMPMHTSMRATNVFPDMVTQMVAIGEESGSVDSMLSKIATIYEAEVDDMVDGLTSLLEPMIMAVLGVVIGGLIVAMYLPIFEMGNVV